Proteins co-encoded in one Setaria viridis chromosome 9, Setaria_viridis_v4.0, whole genome shotgun sequence genomic window:
- the LOC117839770 gene encoding uncharacterized protein — MASTASFLAMVMACALLASHSCYAGRHLADTTAAAVAPSAAVPVLPAVPTLPTVPHTAAATVPPATLPPMPAVPAVTVPPVALPPIPVPSVPRVALPPMPDPKGASSPAASFLAKVMVCALLAGSSCYAARHLADTTAAAASPAAAIPGLPAFPTLLAVPQMPAVTLPPMTAVLVVTVPRVALPGMPAAPSVPNPKVALPSMPPIPNVNVAVPFLPPPPSA; from the exons ATGGCTTCCACCGCGAGCTTCCTGGCCATGGTCATGGCGTGCGCGCTCCTGGCCAGCCACTCGTGCTACGCGGGGCGCCACTTGGCCGACACGACCGCGGCAGCCGTGGCTCCTTCCGCCGCCGTCCCTGTTCTCCCGGCCGTGCCGACCTTGCCGACGGTGCCACATACGGCAGCGGCCACCGtgccgccggcgacgctgcCACCCATGCCGGCGGTTCCAGCGGTCACAGTGCCACCGGTGGCGCTGCCACCGATCCCCGTTCCTTCCGTACCCAGGGTGGCGCTGCCGCCGATGCCCGATCCAAAGG GGGCATCTTCTCCCGCTGCGAGCTTCTTGGCCAAGGTCATGGTGTGCGCGCTCCTGGCCGGCAGCTCCTGCTACGCGGCGCGCCACCTGGCCGACACGACAGCGGCAGCCGCGTCCCCTGCTGCCGCCATCCCTGGCCTCCCGGCCTTTCCGACCTTGCTGGCGGTGCCACAGATGCCCGCCGTCACCTTGCCGCCCATGACGGCGGTTCTGGTGGTCACGGTGCCCCGGGTGGCGCTGCCGGGCATGCCGGCGGCTCCGTCCGTGCCCAACCCCAAGGTGGCGCTGCCGTCGATGCCCCCGATCCCGAACGTCAATGTGGCGGTGccgttcctgccgccgcccccgtcggcATAG
- the LOC117836899 gene encoding uncharacterized protein yields MAPSTTSSFLAVALVMAAVLLGGGADTCHAARLLADLPMPELPGLPTLPMPEVPGMPQVPIPEVPGVPKVPEVPGVPQVPIPEVPGVPKVPEVPGVPQVPIPEVPGVPKVPQVPGVPKVPELPAVPVPELPAVPVPGVPAGP; encoded by the coding sequence ATGGCCCCCTCCACAACCTCGAGCTTCCTAGCCGTTGCGCTCGTCATGGCCGCCgtgctcctcggcggcggcgccgacacGTGCCACGCGgcccgcctcctcgccgacctGCCGATGCCCGAGTTGCCAGGCCTGCCGACGCTTCCGATGCCTGAAGTGCCCGGCATGCCGCAAGTGCCAATCCCGGAAGTGCCCGGCGTTCCCAAGGTGCCTGAAGTGCCCGGCGTGCCGCAAGTGCCGATCCCGGAAGTGCCCGGCGTTCCCAAGGTGCCTGAAGTGCCCGGCGTGCCGCAAGTGCCGATCCCTGAAGTGCCCGGTGTTCCCAAGGTGCCGCAAGTGCCCGGCGTGCCCAAGGTGCCTGAGCTGCCAGCAGTGCCGGTGCCTGAGCTGCCAGCAGTGCCGGTGCCCGGCGTGCCCGCGGGGCCTTAG
- the LOC117840501 gene encoding transcription factor PHYTOCHROME INTERACTING FACTOR-LIKE 13, with amino-acid sequence MDGNARPAANQRKPIVTDDDLVELLWHNGGVVAQPQAHQRPAPSERLDSSGLTDEETAAWFPDTLDDSLEKDLYTQLWYSTIADAAPHHGGTLPGPSSQPPPPPPELAHPARPPVGSSGVESSWAGDICSTFCGSNQVPMTPAGINRGKDAALQSEVPRGAGAHDGAGAGTSSSGGSGSNYGGSGLPSDSGRVQKKMGRCRDDSDSQSEDAECEATEETKSSRRCGTKRRTRAAEVHNLSERRRRDRINEKMRALQELIPHCNKTDKASILDETIEYLKSLQMQVQIMWMTSGMAPMMFPGAHQFMPPMALGMTSACIPAAQGLNQMPRVVPYMNLPLPNHIPLNSSPAMNPMNSLSVSNQMQNVHLREASNHFIHPDGRQTVVPQVPGTHVYGPEIPQAEHNRVLEVPASTVVPTSSAGQPHTYGGV; translated from the exons atggatggtaatgcgagACCGGCGGCGAATCAGAGGAAGCCCATCGT CACGGACGACGACCTCGTGGAGCTCCTGTGGCACAACGGGGGCGTCGTCGCGCAGCCCCAGGCGCACcagcggccggcgccctccGAACGCCTGGACAGCAGCGGTCTCACCGACGAGGAGACCGCCGCGTGGTTCCCGGACACCCTCGACGACTCGCTGGAGAAGGACCTGTACACGCAGCTCTGGTACAGCAccatcgccgacgccgccccgcATCACGGGGGCACGCTCCCGGGCCCTAgctcgcagccgccgccgccgccaccggagctgGCGCACCCGGCAAGGCCGCCGGTGGGGAGCAGCGGCGTCGAGTCGAGCTGGGCCGGCGACATCTGCTCGACCTTCTGCGGCAGCAACCAGGTGCCCATGACGCCGGCAGGGATCAACAGGGGAAAGGACGCGGCATTGCAGTCGGAGGTGCCGCGCGGTGCCGGCGCgcacgacggcgccggcgccggcacatCGTCATCCGGCGGGTCCGGAAGCAACTATGGAGGATCCGGGCTGCCGAGTGACAGCGGCCGTGTCCAGAAAAAGATGGGGAGGTGTAGAGACGACTCGGATAGTCAGAGTGAG GATGCCGAGTGTGAGGCAACTGAGGAAACCAAATCATCAAGGCGATGCGGGACGAAGCGCAGGACTCGCGCAGCTGAAGTTCATAATCTCTCAGAGAGG AGAAGAAGAGACCGGATCAATGAAAAGATGCGCGCGTTGCAAGAGCTGATACCACACTGCAACAAG ACTGACAAAGCGTCGATATTAGATGAGACAATTGAGTATCTGAAGTCCCTCCAAATGCAAGTTCAG ATCATGTGGATGACTTCTGGGATGGCACCGATGATGTTTCCTGGTGCTCACCAATTCATGCCACCAATGGCTCTAGGCATGACTTCAGCTTGCATCCCTGCAGCGCAAGGACTAAATCAGATGCCAAGAGTAGTACCATACATGAACCTTCCCCTGCCAAATCACATCCCTCTGAACTCATCTCCAGCTATGAATCCAATGAATTCACTGAGTGTCTCGAACCAGATGCAAAATGTTCACCTCAGAGAGGCAAGTAATCACTTCATTCACCCAGATGGCAGGCAAACAGTGGTACCTCAG GTACCAGGAACCCATGTTTATGGACCTGAAATACCACAAGCTGAACATAATAGGGTACTGGAAGTGCCAGCTAGTACTGTCGTGCCAACCTCTAGTGCAGGACAACCGCATACTTATGGTGGAGTTTAG